A single Capricornis sumatraensis isolate serow.1 chromosome 20, serow.2, whole genome shotgun sequence DNA region contains:
- the IZUMO1 gene encoding izumo sperm-egg fusion protein 1 has protein sequence MGPWGLPLLVATLAGCLFPARGCVICDPKVREALNSLEVDYLPGHLEANHQKKVMEKIKQAVEDFKDLPIDEDSYMGVVDEATLEKASWSLLKDMKRITDSDAKGELFVKEMLWMLHLAKNTFASYAAQFQKEGLMLQPLIWCSTCQKQVHACRKSKNCGEREVKVHQMEDMILDCELNWHKISQGLTDYSFYRVWKNNSETLVSRGKEPILTKTMVRPKDAGTYRCELGSIQSSPATIIYFHVTVLPKRIQEEIPSPNTETQDETALGEVALDLPHTTVEPQTPKPEQLLRRRLFGVLIWGLVVLTVCVLTA, from the exons ATGGGGCCGTGGGGGCTTCCCCTCCTGGTGGCGACTCTGGCCGGCTGCCTGTTTCCTGCCAGGGGCTGTGTCATTTGTGATCCAAAGGTCAGGGAGGCGCTAAACTCCTTGGAGGTGGATTACCTGCCTGGCCACCTGGAGGCCAACCATCAGAAAAAAGTGATGGAAAAGATAAAGCAGGCAGTGGAAGATTTCAAGGACCTGCCGATTGACGAGGACTCCTATATGGGGGTTGTCG ATGAGGCCACACTGGAAAAGgcatcctggagtttgctgaaggATATGAAACGCATCACAGATAGTGATGCAAAAG GTGAGCTCTTCGTGAAGGAGATGTTATGGATGTTGCACCTGGCAAAGAATACCTTTGCCAGCTACGCTGCTCAGTTTCAAAAAGAGG GTTTGATGTTGCAGCCTCTCATCTGGTGCAGTACCTGCCAGAAGCAGGTTCACGCTTGTCGAAAATCTAAGAATTGCGGAG AGCGCGAAGTCAAGGTCCATCAAATGGAAGACATGATCCTGGACTGTGAGCTCAACTGGCATAAAATCTCTCAAGGCCTGACCGATTACAGCTTTTACAGG GTTTGGAAGAACAATTCTGAGACCTTGGTGTCCAGGGGGAAGGAGCCCATCCTGACCAAGACCATGGTGCGCCCCAAGGATGCAGGTACCTATCGCTGCGAGCTGGGTTCCATACAATCCAGTCCAGCCACGATCATCTATTTTCACGTCACAG TATTGCCCAAAAGAATCCAGGAGGAGATACCGTCACCAAACACCGAGACTCAGGATGAGACGGCCCTGGGAGAGGTGGCTTTGGATCTCCCCCACACAACCGTCGAGCCTCAGACTCCGAAGCCGGAGCAACTGCTGAGAAGACGCCTGTTCGGGGTGCTGATCTGGGGCTTAGTGGTGCTCACAGTCTGCGTTCTAACCGCGTGA